From the Funiculus sociatus GB2-C1 genome, one window contains:
- a CDS encoding response regulator, translated as MTRSHTILLVEDDPNDILLTQRAFRKANLANASMQVVSDGDAAVFYLSGSGEYADRERYPIPSLILLDLKLPRRSGHEVLAWLRQQPELKRLPAIILTSSQENIDINHAYDLGANSYLVKPIGLTALIEVMTTLKLYWLLLNEQPEIRLSGVD; from the coding sequence ATGACCAGATCACACACAATTTTGCTAGTAGAAGATGACCCTAACGACATTCTTCTCACCCAGCGTGCCTTCCGCAAGGCGAATTTAGCCAATGCCTCAATGCAAGTCGTCAGCGACGGAGATGCTGCGGTTTTCTATCTCAGCGGTAGCGGTGAATACGCCGACCGAGAGCGCTATCCCATACCCTCGCTAATTTTATTAGACCTGAAACTGCCCCGCCGCTCAGGTCATGAAGTTCTGGCATGGCTGCGGCAGCAACCCGAACTCAAGCGTCTGCCCGCGATTATCTTAACTTCCTCTCAAGAAAATATTGATATTAATCATGCTTACGACTTAGGGGCTAATTCTTATTTGGTTAAACCTATTGGTCTTACCGCCTTAATAGAAGTGATGACAACCCTCAAGTTGTATTGGCTGCTATTGAACGAACAGCCAGAAATTCGACTGAGTGGAGTCGATTGA
- a CDS encoding sensor histidine kinase — protein sequence MKRSAQQITVGLGVTLVLILTNAVVSYRNILKVFENERWVSHTYQVLNELEATLSTLKDAETGQRGYLITGEEQYLQPYQSGIAEINTHIKSLRQLTADNPQQQQRILSLEGAIALKLSDLEQKIQLRREQGFEASQQVVRTNRGKQIMDGIRQQIADMKNIENQLLVSRIKESKANLQRTILTFTLATFVSLALLGLVYYLMRRDRALRQQEAQKLRQKSERLALALDAAKMGSWDWNITTNQVFWTTYHEIIFGYEPGKPNRSYKEWADRVHPEDLSRVEAGIQASRKDQQDFQTEYRVLLPDGSIRWVNSFGRFQYDAENRPNRMVGMLNDITDRKQAEAEIRQLNETLEERVIQRTLQLQEANDELQAFAYSVSHDLRAPLRAMQGFAEALLEDYGDVLDNLGEDYAQRIVSSAQRLENLIQDLLAYSRLSRADLQLKVINLTDVMKEAIAQLEADVKQKQAQVTITSPLPEVIAHRPTLVQAIANLLTNAIKFVDVGVQPEVQVWAEMRGDWVRLWVVDNGIGIAPEHQQRIFRVFERLHGIETYPGTGIGLAIVRKGIDRMGGQVGVESKLGQGSRFWIELQRGTGD from the coding sequence ATGAAACGATCTGCACAACAAATTACAGTCGGGCTTGGGGTAACACTGGTGCTTATCCTCACCAATGCTGTTGTATCCTATCGCAACATTCTAAAAGTGTTTGAAAATGAGCGGTGGGTAAGTCATACCTATCAGGTTTTAAATGAACTAGAGGCGACACTTTCCACCTTAAAAGATGCCGAAACCGGACAACGCGGCTATTTAATTACGGGAGAAGAACAGTATCTGCAACCATATCAGAGTGGGATCGCCGAAATTAATACTCACATCAAATCTCTCAGGCAATTAACCGCAGATAATCCACAACAGCAGCAGCGCATCCTGTCCTTGGAGGGTGCGATCGCTCTTAAACTAAGCGATCTCGAACAAAAAATCCAATTACGGCGAGAACAAGGCTTTGAAGCTTCCCAGCAGGTTGTCCGAACCAACCGGGGTAAGCAAATTATGGATGGCATTCGTCAGCAAATCGCTGACATGAAAAATATAGAAAATCAACTTTTGGTTTCTCGGATTAAAGAATCAAAAGCTAACCTCCAACGAACCATACTTACATTTACCCTTGCCACCTTTGTCAGCTTGGCACTGCTGGGTTTAGTGTACTATCTGATGCGACGCGATCGCGCCCTACGCCAACAGGAAGCCCAAAAGCTGCGCCAGAAGAGTGAACGCCTAGCCTTAGCATTAGACGCAGCCAAAATGGGATCGTGGGATTGGAATATAACCACTAATCAGGTATTTTGGACAACCTATCACGAAATCATCTTTGGCTATGAACCAGGCAAGCCGAACCGAAGCTACAAAGAATGGGCAGACCGCGTTCATCCTGAAGACCTATCACGAGTTGAGGCGGGGATACAAGCATCCCGGAAAGATCAGCAGGACTTTCAAACTGAGTATCGTGTCCTTTTGCCAGATGGCAGTATACGCTGGGTAAATTCTTTTGGGCGGTTCCAGTATGATGCCGAGAACCGTCCTAACCGGATGGTCGGGATGCTCAATGATATTACGGATCGCAAACAAGCAGAAGCGGAAATTAGACAGCTTAACGAAACTTTGGAAGAGCGGGTAATTCAGCGCACTTTGCAACTGCAAGAAGCAAACGACGAACTACAAGCCTTTGCTTATTCAGTTTCCCATGACCTCCGCGCCCCTTTACGAGCGATGCAAGGCTTTGCAGAAGCTTTGCTGGAAGACTACGGCGATGTTCTAGACAACCTTGGTGAAGACTATGCCCAGCGCATTGTTTCTTCTGCCCAGCGGTTGGAAAATCTGATTCAAGACTTACTTGCTTACAGCCGACTCAGCCGCGCTGACTTGCAACTGAAGGTAATAAATTTAACAGATGTAATGAAAGAAGCGATCGCTCAACTAGAAGCTGACGTAAAGCAAAAGCAAGCTCAAGTTACAATTACTTCGCCGCTACCAGAAGTAATTGCTCATCGCCCTACTTTAGTTCAAGCGATCGCCAATCTCCTGACGAATGCAATTAAATTTGTAGATGTGGGCGTACAACCAGAAGTGCAAGTCTGGGCTGAAATGCGCGGTGACTGGGTGCGCCTCTGGGTGGTAGATAATGGTATTGGTATTGCTCCCGAACACCAGCAACGCATCTTTCGCGTTTTCGAGCGCCTGCATGGAATCGAGACTTATCCCGGTACGGGAATTGGTTTAGCGATTGTCCGTAAAGGCATTGATCGCATGGGCGGACAAGTAGGAGTAGAATCCAAACTTGGACAGGGAAGCCGCTTTTGGATTGAATTACAAAGAGGGACTGGGGATTAG
- a CDS encoding GTPase family protein: protein MMRLKVWQWVVLATPIATIVGFLLVSAGLQIHEWGINWIWAVFTLVFVGWRWLLVKWTRPAIAQIESVIAEVSAELESDREDTVRLVEGNDTASRVEAGFQEILKAAQSDRPIWEDWQTFWQRCQDLVSAIAHVYNPEVKYPLLNIYVPQAFGLIRGTVDDLDRWIQQLSPALAQVTIGQAYEAYGVYRKLEPSARKLWQVWNWAQWLLNPAVAVAKVASQRSSNQATQELLGNLSQMLREAALRNLCRQAIALYGGTTLPASESSAAPTLPKAKTQTLREILAQAEPADAVEQKPVNILLAGRTGSGKSSLINTLFQADRAAVDVLPSTDKIQNYQWQLQNGETLTLWDTPGYEQVNHADLRELVLDYATNADLLLLVTPALDPALQMDVDFLKDMKADIADLSAIAIVTQVDRLRPIREWNPPYNWESGDRPKEISIREATKYRAERLNDFCNLVLPVVTGDMKTGRVAWGIEALSLALVDAIAPTKQLRLARFLRNLEARTVAAAKIIDRYTFQMTTTQGLAALLKSPVLQFIATLTTGRPNLAYLLAEQIPVEQLPVVLGKLQMAYDLFSLLKPGENLLNFDLLSLWPLLLENSASPDRNAWAFGHALTEYWSQNLTVEQLRERFEYYLNL, encoded by the coding sequence ATGATGCGATTAAAGGTGTGGCAGTGGGTGGTGTTGGCAACGCCGATTGCAACGATCGTCGGTTTCTTGCTGGTATCGGCAGGATTGCAGATTCACGAGTGGGGTATTAATTGGATTTGGGCTGTATTTACTCTCGTATTCGTGGGTTGGCGTTGGCTGCTAGTGAAGTGGACTCGACCGGCGATCGCGCAGATAGAATCTGTAATAGCGGAAGTTAGTGCAGAGCTGGAATCTGATAGAGAAGACACAGTACGGCTAGTAGAGGGAAATGACACCGCTAGTCGAGTAGAAGCCGGGTTCCAAGAGATATTGAAAGCCGCACAAAGCGATCGCCCAATTTGGGAAGATTGGCAAACTTTTTGGCAGCGATGCCAGGATCTTGTCAGTGCGATCGCTCATGTCTATAATCCGGAAGTCAAGTATCCCCTGCTCAACATTTACGTTCCGCAAGCTTTTGGACTGATTAGGGGAACAGTTGATGATTTGGATCGGTGGATACAGCAGTTGTCCCCCGCCCTCGCTCAAGTTACGATTGGGCAAGCATACGAAGCATACGGAGTTTATCGCAAGCTGGAGCCATCTGCTCGGAAACTTTGGCAAGTCTGGAACTGGGCCCAGTGGCTTTTGAACCCAGCGGTGGCGGTGGCAAAAGTAGCCAGCCAACGTTCCAGCAACCAGGCAACTCAGGAACTACTGGGGAATTTGAGCCAGATGTTGCGGGAAGCGGCTCTCCGGAACTTATGTCGGCAAGCGATCGCTCTCTACGGCGGCACTACCCTACCAGCCTCAGAATCCTCTGCTGCACCGACGCTACCCAAGGCAAAGACCCAAACCCTGAGAGAAATCTTAGCTCAAGCAGAACCTGCGGACGCGGTTGAGCAAAAACCTGTCAATATTCTACTGGCGGGGCGAACTGGGTCTGGAAAAAGCAGCTTGATTAATACGCTGTTTCAGGCAGATCGAGCCGCCGTGGATGTGTTGCCCAGCACTGATAAAATTCAGAATTACCAGTGGCAGCTTCAAAATGGAGAAACGCTAACCCTTTGGGATACGCCGGGTTACGAACAAGTGAACCATGCGGATCTGCGGGAACTGGTGCTTGATTACGCCACAAACGCGGATCTGTTGTTGTTGGTCACTCCAGCCCTCGATCCGGCACTGCAAATGGATGTGGATTTTCTCAAAGATATGAAAGCAGACATTGCAGACTTGAGCGCGATCGCAATTGTCACTCAAGTAGATCGGCTGCGTCCCATCCGCGAATGGAATCCTCCCTACAACTGGGAATCAGGCGATCGCCCGAAGGAAATTTCTATTCGGGAAGCCACCAAGTATCGCGCTGAACGTCTAAATGATTTCTGCAATTTAGTTTTGCCTGTTGTGACTGGTGACATGAAAACAGGTCGAGTCGCTTGGGGCATAGAGGCGCTATCCTTGGCACTGGTGGATGCGATCGCACCTACCAAGCAACTCCGCCTTGCCCGCTTTTTGCGTAACCTAGAAGCCCGCACTGTCGCCGCTGCCAAAATCATCGACCGCTACACCTTTCAGATGACGACAACTCAGGGACTGGCTGCACTGCTCAAAAGTCCCGTTCTCCAGTTCATCGCTACCCTGACAACCGGACGACCAAACCTAGCATATCTCCTGGCTGAGCAAATTCCCGTGGAACAGTTGCCCGTCGTTCTTGGCAAACTCCAGATGGCGTATGATCTGTTTTCGTTGTTGAAGCCGGGGGAAAACCTTCTTAACTTTGACTTATTATCCCTTTGGCCCTTGTTGCTGGAAAACTCTGCCTCACCCGACCGCAACGCTTGGGCATTTGGTCACGCTTTAACGGAATATTGGAGCCAGAATCTAACTGTTGAACAACTCCGGGAGCGGTTCGAGTATTATCTGAATCTATAA
- a CDS encoding tetratricopeptide repeat protein, protein MKLKILLTTVLLTFAYPTAAFGPSKDNLIYGEAILLASLAADYISIGKLEPATRLLDEVSSVSQTVGGLCPRLRLLTDMAGQYALLGQQARSEAMFSQVHKAVSIRQPCEAEESSSSRNDPPAWVIGAISLHAYAGRYDVALAIADGLTGEKGFNPQDSAYAENSGIDILLELPYQLDDVKLHDRATELRKYLATLANRYNQAGQTDKAGKIWHFLANHYKSIGQPERASEFQNLVAQVGYKPENPPSPPGNPNAPAIQLLSRCLQLETSNLFWMIPEVLSKEKLALLMETCNKIATTETTEVSTLRASLLKQMDGFVQEIADPIKQGKALVAVANVYSQLGEKDKAIKRLGQAVSRVRSISERLRQVGPKNPTGLDRNSLVPQNLPQANQLVSTATDAESLVAKIVEGYLQIGQIEQAVEIAEQVRAGKIYLLANFNYAYAQIAPSIVQFYAQTGQFERAFQLGGTFGGGKSNALMYIAQEYSAKGQHEQAIQTAQKISGLELQSPAQILNEMILAAIQAGELDLAVRSISSLDKASNQTMQPINLSGVKDELWLEVVRSYAQRNQFDMGLRMVERIDRDGVKVEALSLLVRNLAKAGDDRQASELMDRAVAIARSVSP, encoded by the coding sequence ATGAAACTGAAAATTTTACTGACAACAGTGCTGCTGACTTTCGCTTATCCTACAGCAGCATTTGGACCGAGTAAGGATAATCTGATTTACGGCGAGGCGATATTGTTAGCAAGTCTCGCAGCAGATTACATCTCCATTGGCAAGCTTGAGCCTGCTACACGGCTTCTTGATGAGGTATCTTCAGTCAGCCAAACAGTTGGCGGACTTTGCCCCAGATTGAGGCTATTGACAGATATGGCAGGCCAGTATGCTCTTCTAGGGCAGCAGGCACGTAGCGAGGCTATGTTTTCGCAAGTTCACAAGGCTGTTTCGATCAGGCAACCTTGTGAAGCTGAGGAGTCTTCCTCCAGCCGGAATGACCCACCAGCTTGGGTAATTGGGGCCATTTCGTTGCATGCTTATGCAGGGCGATATGATGTTGCACTAGCAATTGCCGATGGATTAACCGGAGAGAAGGGTTTTAATCCGCAAGATAGCGCATATGCAGAGAATTCTGGTATTGACATCCTTTTGGAGTTGCCATATCAATTAGATGATGTGAAATTACATGACCGAGCCACAGAGCTTCGCAAATATTTAGCAACCCTAGCCAACCGATATAATCAGGCTGGTCAAACCGATAAAGCTGGGAAAATATGGCATTTCCTAGCTAATCATTACAAGAGCATTGGTCAGCCGGAACGAGCGAGCGAATTTCAGAATTTAGTGGCGCAGGTGGGGTACAAACCAGAAAATCCACCATCACCACCGGGAAATCCAAACGCACCAGCTATTCAGCTATTGAGTCGTTGTCTACAACTAGAAACTTCCAATTTATTCTGGATGATCCCGGAAGTTCTGAGTAAGGAAAAACTGGCTCTGCTCATGGAAACCTGTAACAAGATTGCTACCACAGAAACCACAGAAGTTTCTACCCTCAGAGCCAGCTTATTAAAACAAATGGATGGGTTTGTGCAAGAAATTGCCGATCCAATCAAGCAGGGTAAGGCATTAGTCGCGGTTGCAAATGTATATTCGCAACTTGGTGAGAAGGACAAAGCAATCAAGCGACTTGGCCAAGCAGTATCTAGAGTTAGGAGCATTAGCGAACGTCTCCGCCAAGTTGGCCCGAAAAATCCGACTGGCTTAGATCGCAATTCCTTAGTGCCTCAAAATTTACCTCAAGCCAATCAGCTGGTTTCGACAGCGACAGATGCAGAAAGTCTTGTCGCAAAGATTGTCGAGGGATATCTACAGATAGGACAGATCGAGCAAGCCGTTGAAATTGCCGAACAGGTTCGGGCTGGAAAAATTTACCTTCTCGCCAACTTCAATTACGCCTATGCACAAATCGCGCCTAGTATCGTCCAATTCTATGCACAAACAGGACAGTTTGAACGAGCTTTTCAATTGGGAGGAACGTTCGGGGGAGGGAAAAGTAATGCACTGATGTATATTGCTCAGGAGTATTCAGCTAAAGGACAGCATGAGCAGGCAATTCAAACAGCTCAAAAGATTTCTGGGCTTGAATTGCAGAGTCCTGCACAGATTCTCAACGAAATGATTCTGGCAGCAATTCAGGCAGGGGAACTGGATTTGGCAGTCCGCTCAATTTCCTCTCTTGATAAGGCATCCAATCAGACAATGCAGCCAATAAACTTAAGCGGTGTTAAAGATGAATTGTGGCTTGAGGTAGTTCGTTCTTATGCACAGCGAAACCAGTTTGATATGGGTCTCAGAATGGTTGAAAGAATAGATAGAGACGGCGTAAAAGTAGAAGCATTAAGTCTACTTGTCCGTAACTTGGCTAAGGCAGGAGATGATAGACAAGCTTCTGAACTGATGGATCGCGCAGTGGCGATCGCGCGTTCAGTCTCACCCTAG
- a CDS encoding CPBP family intramembrane glutamic endopeptidase, with the protein MLKTHSAQNAALALFLLVSAASIGIAGRLYIPGAVGQFLFVLTRVWILALPLIWLLWIDRGRVVLSVPSRREFLAGSILGMLMFGIILGAYWIVGQRWIDSVDVRAKAQQVGIATPTVYLIGAFYFTVINSLIEEYIWRWFVYRKCEVLLPGIGAVYLAALFFTLHHIIALTGYIGNGLVVVLGSLGVFIAGAVWSWCYLTYRSLWSCYISHLLADLAIALVGWHLLFG; encoded by the coding sequence ATGCTCAAAACTCATTCTGCTCAAAATGCAGCGCTAGCTTTATTCCTACTCGTCTCTGCTGCCAGCATTGGTATCGCTGGCAGGTTGTACATACCAGGAGCAGTAGGACAATTCCTCTTCGTCCTGACGAGAGTTTGGATACTGGCACTACCCCTGATATGGTTGTTGTGGATCGATCGGGGGAGAGTTGTCCTGTCTGTGCCTTCGCGACGAGAATTCCTAGCTGGATCGATTTTAGGAATGCTCATGTTTGGTATTATTCTCGGTGCTTACTGGATTGTTGGGCAGCGCTGGATCGATTCGGTCGATGTTCGAGCAAAAGCACAACAAGTCGGCATTGCCACCCCCACCGTTTATCTGATCGGTGCCTTCTACTTTACTGTAATTAACTCGCTGATCGAAGAATACATCTGGCGATGGTTTGTGTATCGCAAATGCGAAGTCCTACTTCCAGGAATTGGTGCGGTATATCTCGCTGCATTATTTTTCACGCTGCATCATATTATTGCCCTGACAGGGTACATCGGGAACGGGCTTGTTGTGGTGTTAGGTTCTCTGGGAGTTTTCATTGCTGGTGCTGTGTGGTCATGGTGCTATCTGACTTACCGTTCCCTGTGGTCGTGTTATATCAGTCATCTACTGGCAGATCTGGCGATCGCTCTGGTTGGCTGGCACCTCCTCTTTGGGTGA
- a CDS encoding type II toxin-antitoxin system Phd/YefM family antitoxin has translation MLTVTIEEIQRDIATYLHQVEAGETLIVMQAGKPVAEIRPISPTVKRMFGNTERVEKSSGKSA, from the coding sequence ATGCTAACGGTAACGATTGAGGAAATTCAGCGAGATATTGCAACTTACCTTCACCAAGTCGAAGCAGGTGAGACTCTTATTGTCATGCAAGCAGGAAAGCCTGTTGCTGAAATTAGACCAATTTCACCAACCGTTAAGAGGATGTTTGGAAATACGGAGAGAGTAGAAAAAAGCTCAGGCAAGTCTGCGTAG